From a region of the Narcine bancroftii isolate sNarBan1 chromosome 5, sNarBan1.hap1, whole genome shotgun sequence genome:
- the dag1 gene encoding dystroglycan 1 yields the protein MFLLYELERTLLILALLETVALAHWQNEPLQITRDFDGQVEASMHSVLVQDTPAKTFSVPDGSAYISRAFTMRIPTETLPTHAVLKVTESGKEILPSWLHWDPTSCSLRGLPLDTDRGVHYISAVAMEPAANGSLGPIAEDVFSIEVLPDDPTDGTPPQLISVVPPLVCAHEEPLTILTVILDADLTKMSAEQRVGLLARMRGFAEVGLHQMKLVPVVNNRLFDMSAFMAGPGNAKKVVENGALLSWKIGCFLNQNNVPDISNVEVPAKEGTMSAQLGYPVVGWHIANKKLQTSKRVRRQINPTPTPIIVALPPTTAVREPQSRIVPTPTSPIIAPTTDRVAPPIRKPLVSRPVKTVRLKDTITHTPTLGPVLPTRALEASSTAAPDQIEPAVTRPGYVEPTALPFPHATKKPRVTTLRPQVTTPTAVTTSTKKARGRTKTPRVTAGPSITKLHTHSPPTTSPARATWPGRVTIPGNRPPQRMNHIDRVDSWVGTYFEVKIPSDTFYDHEDGTTDQLRLSLKLKEQQPLSESSWVKFNSTSQLLYGLPDSTHEGKHEYFMHAADKGGLTAVDAFEVHVHGQPHGGESSAKFVARFHGDHHKVANDVSKKIRLIKGLAQAFGDRNSSAVTLLIISKGSVLVEWINNTLPLQPCPAQQIHSLGAQIADADGVPTSDFTSAMEPEFSPIDVSITGTGSCKGEQFVPATQTREIPIQPTVVVPIGEAPSRTSNDDVYLHTVIPAVVVAIILLIAGIVAMICYRKKRKGKLTIEDQATFIKKGVPIIFADELDDSKPPPSSSVPLILQEEKPPLPPPEYPSQSGHESIPLGQDLIGEYTPLREEDPNAPPYQPPPPFTAPMEGKGCRPKNMTPYRSPPPYVPP from the coding sequence GTCACGGAGTCTGGGAAGGAGATTCTACCTTCATGGCTGCACTGGGATCCCACAAGCTGTTCTCTACGGGGGCTTCCGCTAGACACAGACAGAGGAGTTCACTATATCTCGGCCGTTGCCATGGAGCCAGCTGCTAATGGAAGCCTGGGGCCTATTGCTGAAGACGTGTTCTCCATCGAAGTCCTGCCTGACGACCCGACGGATGGCACGCCGCCACAGCTGATTAGTGTTGTCCCGCCACTGGTCTGCGCCCATGAGGAGCCTCTCACCATCCTGACCGTGATCTTGGATGCAGACCTGACCAAGATGTCAGCTGAGCAGCGGGTGGGCCTGCTGGCCAGAATGCGAGGATTTGCAGAGGTGGGTCTCCATCAAATGAAGCTGGTCCCAGTGGTCAACAACCGCTTGTTTGACATGTCTGCCTTCATGGCTGGGCCTGGCAATGCCAAGAAGGTGGTAGAGAATGGGGCACTCCTGTCCTGGAAAATCGGGTGCTTCTTAAACCAGAACAATGTCCCAGACATCAGCAATGTGGAGGTCCCTGCCAAAGAGGGCACCATGTCTGCCCAGCTTGGCTACCCGGTGGTTGGGTGGCACATCGCCAACAAGAAGCTCCAAACAAGCAAGAGGGTGCGGAGGCAGATAAATCCCACGCCGACACCCATCATCGTAGCGCTACCACCAACGACGGCAGTGAGAGAGCCCCAAAGCCGCATCGTGCCAACGCCCACCTCACCGATCATTGCACCCACCACAGACAGGGTGGCCCCTCCCATCAGGAAGCCCTTGGTCAGCAGGCCCGTCAAGACGGTCAGGTTGAAGGACACCATCACCCACACGCCCACGCTGGGCCCAGTACTACCAACAAGGGCACTGGAGGCATCGAGCACAGCTGCACCAGACCAGATCGAGCCTGCTGTCACCAGGCCGGGTTATGTGGAGCCCACTGCCTTGCCCTTTCCCCATGCCACCAAGAAGCCACGGGTAACCACTCTGAGGCCCCAGGTCACGACTCCCACTGCCGTGACCACAAGCACCAAGAAGGCCCGAGGGCGGACCAAGACCCCCCGTGTGACGGCTGGGCCATCCATCACCAAGTTGCACACACATTCTCCCCCCACCACTAGCCCTGCCCGTGCCACCTGGCCTGGTCGagtcaccatccctggcaaccgACCGCCGCAGCGCATGAACCACATCGACCGGGTGGACTCCTGGGTGGGCACCTACTTTGAGGTCAAGATCCCATCTGACACCTTCTATGACCACGAGGACGGGACCACCGACCAGCTACGGCTGAGCCTCAAGCTCAAGGAGCAGCAGCCCCTGAGCGAGAGCTCTTGGGTTAAGTTCAACAGCACCAGCCAGCTACTCTATGGCCTGCCGGACAGCACACATGAAGGCAAGCATGAGTACTTCATGCACGCAGCGGACAAGGGTGGCCTCACTGCAGTGGACGCCTTTGAGGTCCACGTGCATGGCCAGCCCCATGGCGGCGAGTCAAGTGCAAAGTTTGTTGCTCGTTTCCATGGGGACCACCACAAGGTGGCTAATGACGTAAGCAAGAAGATCCGACTGATAAAGGGTCTGGCTCAGGCCTTCGGTGACCGCAACAGCAGCGCAGTGACCTTGCTCATTATTTCCAAGGGCTCAGTGCTGGTCGAGTGGATTAACAACACCCTGCCCCTCCAGCCCTGCCCAGCCCAGCAGATCCACTCACTTGGCGCCCAGATCGCCGATGCCGATGgcgtccccacctctgatttcaccaGCGCCATGGAGCCAGAGTTTTCACCCATTGATGTCTCCATCACTGGGACCGGCAGTTGCAAGGGAGAACAGTTTGTGCCAGCCACTCAGACAAGGGAAATTCCTATCCAGCCCACCGTGGTGGTTCCGATAGGTGAGGCACCTTCCCGTACCAGCAACGATGACGTGTACCTGCACACTGTCATCCCTGCTGTGGTGGTGGCCATCATCCTCCTCATCGCCGGCATTGTAGCCATGATCTGCTATCGCAAGAAGCGGAAAGGCAAGCTCACCATTGAGGACCAAGCCACCTTTATCAAGAAGGGCGTCCCCATCATTTTTGCGGACGAACTCGACGACTCAAAGCCCCCTCCCTCGTCGAGTGTCCCACTCATCCTCCAGGAGGAAaaaccccctcttccccctcctgagTATCCCAGCCAGTCTGGCCATGAGTCAATACCACTGGGGCAGGATCTGATTGGCGAGTATACGCCTCTGAGAGAAGAAGACCCAAACGCACCcccctaccagcctccaccacccttcACTGCACCAATGGAAGGAAAAGGCTGCCGTCCAAAGAACATGACCCCTTACAGATCCCCACCTCCTTACGTCCCACCCTAA